In Desulfobacterales bacterium, a single window of DNA contains:
- a CDS encoding DUF2752 domain-containing protein, protein MKPNRIRLTAVRQQLFTPVLAPAMQNRWVLLLLGAAIVFQVAVAAMASTAWQCPLKSTLGIACPGCGLTRAMVLLVQGKWLDAVHLHAFAPIAVGIAALLITGMLLPNALRHRAAETLAAFESRSGIVVWLVLSVLIYWVCRLMIFNSIH, encoded by the coding sequence ATGAAACCCAATCGGATCCGCTTGACCGCTGTCAGACAACAATTGTTTACACCTGTGCTGGCGCCTGCGATGCAAAACCGCTGGGTGTTGCTCCTGCTGGGCGCCGCAATCGTGTTTCAGGTAGCAGTCGCCGCCATGGCGTCCACAGCCTGGCAATGTCCGCTAAAATCAACGCTGGGCATCGCCTGTCCCGGCTGTGGTCTGACTCGGGCAATGGTTTTGCTGGTACAGGGAAAATGGCTGGATGCCGTTCATTTACACGCATTTGCCCCGATCGCAGTGGGCATCGCTGCGCTGCTGATAACGGGCATGCTGTTGCCGAATGCATTGCGCCACAGGGCAGCAGAAACGCTGGCAGCTTTTGAAAGCCGCAGTGGGATTGTCGTCTGGCTGGTGTTAAGTGTGCTGATCTACTGGGTATGCCGCTTGATGATTTTCAATTCAATACATTAA
- a CDS encoding tetratricopeptide repeat protein — translation MTDIILSFVFPVLNFIGFIVCIVVLIKQFKHAGVLHGILGIITCSLWTFIWGWIKHKNLALTKLMITWTVVTVVPLLMIPVFGAAMFGEVYKIMNEIKNDPNLVVKQDRDKMAVPGIKRNKSRKRPPKRNVNRAQKDWSAEAMALWQNGQYSDPNRAKQYWDKAIAANPKVAEAYNNRGLALYNLKQHQQAIVDFNQAIQINPKYTEAYNNRGNAYYAMEQYQQAEAQFSESIMLNPKYAKAHLNRGLAKFQMQKIPESCSDFKRACNLGDCDGLQWATQNGHCK, via the coding sequence ATGACAGATATAATTCTCAGTTTTGTATTTCCAGTGTTGAATTTTATCGGCTTTATTGTCTGCATCGTTGTTTTGATCAAACAATTCAAGCATGCCGGAGTGTTACATGGTATCCTCGGCATTATCACCTGCTCGTTGTGGACCTTTATCTGGGGTTGGATCAAACACAAAAACCTGGCGTTGACGAAGCTGATGATTACCTGGACCGTTGTTACGGTGGTACCCCTATTAATGATTCCGGTGTTTGGCGCAGCGATGTTTGGCGAAGTTTACAAAATAATGAATGAAATTAAAAACGACCCGAACCTGGTGGTGAAGCAGGACAGGGACAAGATGGCCGTGCCGGGGATCAAACGCAATAAATCACGGAAAAGGCCCCCAAAACGCAACGTCAACAGAGCCCAAAAGGACTGGAGCGCTGAGGCCATGGCACTGTGGCAAAACGGGCAATACAGCGACCCGAACAGGGCCAAGCAATACTGGGACAAGGCCATTGCTGCCAATCCCAAGGTTGCCGAAGCATATAACAACCGGGGTTTGGCGCTTTACAACCTAAAGCAGCACCAACAGGCCATTGTTGACTTCAACCAGGCCATTCAGATCAATCCGAAATATACCGAGGCCTATAACAATCGCGGCAATGCCTATTATGCTATGGAGCAATACCAGCAGGCCGAGGCCCAATTTTCGGAGAGTATTATGCTCAATCCCAAATACGCCAAGGCGCATCTAAACCGGGGTCTGGCCAAGTTCCAGATGCAAAAAATCCCCGAATCCTGCAGTGATTTCAAGCGCGCCTGCAACCTGGGCGATTGTGACGGATTGCAGTGGGCGACGCAGAATGGACACTGCAAGTAA